Part of the Streptomyces sp. NBC_00457 genome, CCGACGCCGGAACAAACCCCCGGATCAGGTCTAACCCGTACACCATCTCCATGGACGCAGCCCGCGGGCTGCCGGTCGTAGGTGCTCAACAGCCCTTCGACGCGCGGCGAGGCGGAGTCACCTGGATGACTCCGCCTGAACCACTTCTCGGGACGGGCAGGCCGATATCCGCAATCGCTCCCTTTCGTCATTCGTCTACTCGGTGGCGATCCAGCGCTCGAAGGCCGCATGATGCCGCTCCGATGCGGCGAGCAGGTTGGTGTACACCTGACGCGCGTCCGGGGCCGTGAGTCCGGACAGCGCCGCGGTGAGCGCGGCGATGTCTTCGGTCTCGACAGTGCGCCCCGCGTTCAGGGCCTCGTTCAGGCTGACTTCGCCCTGCTTCAACAGGCGGTCATAGGTTGCCTGGACGGTGGGGTCGGTGAAGTCGCCCGTCGCCTTGCCAGTGGTCGGGTCGGTGACGTCGTAACGGTCCAGCAGGGTGCGGACAGCGGTCAGGTGGTGGGTCTCGGCTGCCGCGATCCGCTCGAAGATCCGCGCGTCGTGGCGGTCCGCGAATACCGTGTACAGGTCGTGGGCCAGCTTCTCCTCCTCGGCCATGCTCGCGAGCGTGGTCTTCTGGGCGGCGGTCAGGGTGCCTTGCTCGGCGAGGCCGGACCGGATGCAGGTCCCGTCTCCTAGGCCGTCCCCCATGCCGTGGCCATGGCGGTGCGCGTACTGCCCGCCGTCTGCCGTCAGGCTCTGCGCGATGGTCCGGTCGGGCGTCGATCGCCCGCCGCCCGAGTCCGCGGTCACCGGGCCCACCGCCAGGACGCCGGCGATGGCGAGGGCGCCCGCGGTGATGGCCGTGGCCACCTTGACGTTGCGCTTCATGATTCCTCCTTCGGTCCGCGGGGACCTGGTCCGTTCCCGCATCATCACCGTCGTGGCGGGCGCTGCAGTCTGTATGCCGTGTATGTGGAGACGGGATGGAGACCGTCCGGGCGGGCGGATTGGGCTGTTCGGCCCTCGTCGGCGGACCACCCGGGCGCGTAGGTGTGGGACATGGCCACCACGGTGCTCGTCGTCGAGGACGAGAAGGAGATCCGCGAATTGCTGCGGCGCTACTTGGAGCGCGCCGGCTACGGCGTGCTGACGACCGGGTCGGGCGCGGAGGCGGTACGGCTGCTGGCTGAGCGAGGGGTCGGCCTGACCCTGCTCGATCTCGGGC contains:
- a CDS encoding DUF2202 domain-containing protein encodes the protein MKRNVKVATAITAGALAIAGVLAVGPVTADSGGGRSTPDRTIAQSLTADGGQYAHRHGHGMGDGLGDGTCIRSGLAEQGTLTAAQKTTLASMAEEEKLAHDLYTVFADRHDARIFERIAAAETHHLTAVRTLLDRYDVTDPTTGKATGDFTDPTVQATYDRLLKQGEVSLNEALNAGRTVETEDIAALTAALSGLTAPDARQVYTNLLAASERHHAAFERWIATE